From a single Prosthecobacter sp. genomic region:
- a CDS encoding VOC family protein: MNTTKRQIECTIPILPVGNLARSLEFYTGTLGFKLDWGGGEGSTLCSVSKDSCAIMLNESPAGTLGTWVWIGLEDDSLFHLWRSRGVKVRQEPKNFSWAYEMKFEDIDGNVLWLGTEPRKDVPFEDQNNE; this comes from the coding sequence ATGAACACCACCAAACGCCAGATTGAATGCACGATCCCGATTCTGCCGGTGGGAAATTTGGCGCGCAGCCTTGAGTTCTACACCGGGACGCTCGGCTTCAAGCTCGACTGGGGCGGCGGTGAGGGCAGCACCCTCTGCTCGGTGTCGAAAGACAGCTGCGCGATCATGCTCAATGAATCGCCCGCAGGCACGCTCGGCACCTGGGTGTGGATCGGCCTGGAGGATGACTCGTTGTTTCATCTGTGGCGGAGCCGTGGAGTCAAGGTCCGCCAGGAGCCCAAAAACTTCTCCTGGGCCTATGAGATGAAGTTCGAGGACATCGACGGCAACGTCCTCTGGCTGGGCACCGAGCCGCGCAAGGATGTGCCGTTTGAAGATCAAAACAACGAATAA
- a CDS encoding class I SAM-dependent methyltransferase, translating to MNTTRTSYDAVADEYVRHIYDELRHKPLDRELLGRLARNAGDGLICDMGCGPGHVTHYLHEQGARVCGIDLSDAMVERARQLNPGIEFRQGDMTALDLPDGCFAGMAAFYSLIHFPQSELAAVLKELRRVLRPGGSFLTGFHAGNDTLHLDDWWGCPVSVDFYFHPSAAIAGHLTSAGFEIAEIVERDPYPEVEHPSRRAYIFARRLEA from the coding sequence ATGAATACCACCCGAACCAGCTACGACGCAGTCGCGGACGAGTACGTCCGCCACATCTACGACGAACTGCGGCACAAGCCGCTCGATCGCGAACTGCTCGGGCGTCTCGCAAGAAACGCAGGCGACGGACTGATCTGCGACATGGGCTGCGGTCCCGGCCATGTGACGCATTATCTCCACGAGCAAGGAGCGCGGGTATGCGGCATCGATCTCTCAGACGCGATGGTGGAGCGCGCCCGGCAGTTGAATCCGGGCATCGAGTTTCGTCAGGGTGACATGACGGCCTTGGATCTGCCAGACGGCTGCTTTGCGGGAATGGCCGCCTTCTACTCGCTCATCCACTTCCCGCAGAGTGAATTGGCCGCCGTCTTGAAGGAACTGCGCCGCGTGCTTCGCCCCGGCGGCTCGTTTCTGACGGGATTTCATGCGGGTAACGACACCCTCCATCTCGATGACTGGTGGGGATGTCCCGTGTCCGTGGATTTTTACTTTCATCCGTCGGCCGCCATCGCCGGGCACCTGACCTCGGCGGGATTCGAGATTGCGGAGATCGTCGAGCGCGATCCTTATCCTGAAGTCGAGCACCCGAGCCGGCGTGCGTACATCTTTGCCAGACGACTTGAGGCTTGA
- a CDS encoding protein kinase, translating into MSDSSSSHCPQCGAETPNATDGLCPRCLMAQIIQPTQDGGENVAAIPPLTPAELAPHFPQFEIIECLGRGGMGVVYKARQKSLNRFVALKLLAPERADDPQFAARFEKEAQALAALNHPHIVGVYDFGQAGGFYYLLMEFVDGVNLRQLLQAKRLTPKEALSIVPPVCDALQCAHDHGIVHRDIKPENLLIDKTGVVKIADFGIAKIVAREASRGSDDEPREDSRTTALGTPDYAAPEQQNGNADHRVDIYSLGVVLYEMLTGERPKDKIEAPSKRVQVDIRIDEIVLRALEKEPERRYQTAVELKTMVQAMDGPPPPLEENVAGTVTRNPPLLIMRGGRRRLCWPGVLLLCGTIGLVVLGGNLAVALGIWLFTGQPWPMFDPHELPWMLALMAVCFVMRLAGLKLAANVTAAEFRTQVEAAVHDMPHRVIANPWPRRIFILLAVLLLGPVLAFIGILIPSYQRVGIAAEQARAANLAKHLAIFAEALQNMDEAGMRKQVEIGERNLEHATRTYGENHPKTHEAREELKVIQEEVQRRSQAKPADPNAADLSPGTMPEEWIVEGRVMDDANKPVPDADIHVSAGMGSLHVTSEGKTGADGRYRVTFGPGFSMAKKDRAGSLQAALVHVGKDGYTEKNLCEAGNLQMAWELTKQQLAGGWQPGPTRTFLPGKPLAVDFVLVPAAQIQGTLIDKGGKPVANREIVITGDRIGPGGSIYGATRTDSQGRFTFKDVSTQHAWSFSIDDRSGHPNRTPPDRFRDARVHEVTFIADGDTLKIENASPKGSARTDDASPITSSIGSNDNSPDAIAKAQQLGVAAAAKDIQALNFRILAYGVLMDPAPRVDEETGYRIQSVAGSILSSAFQAECDAYNFAMRDHFQKHVRWKLPVAKNVATQTGSYELPQDLKLVITEAKRGKADEGPIIDAQLVWGPSYTSKPGQSHEFRLSEGHSWAVAWSADGMILWVTCSTKLGSGKDERIARYLRILTVEGLGEVDEELTDFDKVNSNTRNRLPKAMQAMFPPTPGTATTTIQGTMNDDDLKKLSWHEFDQTPGKYWRELADVRRYREAAALIERCLSLKPELDPINAADLHFHAAQCWALAGEKEHALSQLNLARHPSGTTIGLRWNDYVNGTEAFLKGDKRELLNAHESLAEGDPVNQPNLCVLDRLIANFGKSYAEAYETDGQDDKKLSADCFNRAWELLEKKNRSTEDDERMISLAHASLAHWRMREDCTDRNLSIGYWQISRVYAVLGQGNNAERYGGLCLRVSGKEPPFYLGYAHEALARAALLNERRELFDKHLTEAKALAAKVTDADEKKMLEDDLATLLWP; encoded by the coding sequence ATGAGCGATTCTTCATCATCCCACTGCCCGCAATGCGGTGCCGAGACACCGAACGCGACCGACGGCCTGTGTCCGCGCTGCCTGATGGCCCAGATCATCCAACCCACACAGGATGGCGGTGAGAATGTCGCCGCCATTCCGCCGCTGACACCCGCCGAACTGGCTCCACACTTCCCGCAGTTCGAAATCATCGAGTGTCTCGGTCGTGGCGGCATGGGCGTGGTTTACAAGGCACGGCAGAAGTCGCTGAACCGCTTTGTGGCGCTAAAACTGCTCGCACCTGAACGTGCGGATGATCCGCAGTTTGCGGCACGGTTCGAAAAGGAGGCCCAGGCGCTCGCGGCGCTGAACCATCCCCACATCGTCGGTGTGTATGACTTCGGACAGGCAGGCGGATTTTACTACCTGCTGATGGAGTTCGTGGATGGCGTGAATCTGCGGCAGCTCCTGCAAGCGAAGCGCCTCACGCCGAAGGAGGCGCTGAGCATCGTTCCACCGGTGTGCGACGCGCTACAATGCGCGCACGACCACGGCATCGTGCATCGCGACATCAAGCCGGAGAACCTGCTCATCGACAAGACAGGTGTGGTGAAGATCGCGGATTTTGGGATCGCGAAGATTGTAGCCCGCGAGGCTTCTCGCGGATCTGACGATGAACCGCGAGAGGACTCGCGGACTACAGCTCTCGGCACGCCCGATTACGCCGCTCCCGAGCAGCAGAACGGCAACGCAGATCATCGCGTGGACATCTACAGCCTTGGCGTCGTGCTTTACGAGATGCTCACTGGCGAGCGGCCGAAGGACAAGATCGAAGCGCCATCGAAACGCGTTCAGGTGGACATCCGCATCGACGAGATTGTGCTCCGTGCGCTGGAGAAGGAACCCGAACGCCGCTACCAGACCGCCGTCGAATTGAAGACAATGGTGCAGGCAATGGACGGCCCACCACCTCCACTTGAAGAGAACGTGGCTGGCACGGTCACCAGGAACCCTCCTCTGCTCATCATGCGCGGTGGGCGGCGACGGCTCTGCTGGCCGGGCGTGCTGCTGTTATGTGGGACGATCGGATTGGTGGTGTTGGGCGGCAATCTGGCTGTTGCGCTGGGGATCTGGCTGTTCACCGGGCAACCGTGGCCGATGTTCGATCCCCACGAATTGCCATGGATGCTGGCGTTGATGGCGGTTTGCTTCGTGATGCGGCTGGCGGGCTTGAAACTGGCCGCCAACGTCACGGCAGCGGAGTTTCGCACGCAGGTGGAGGCGGCGGTGCATGACATGCCACACCGCGTCATCGCGAATCCCTGGCCGAGACGCATTTTCATTCTGCTGGCGGTTCTACTGCTCGGACCGGTGCTGGCATTCATCGGGATTCTCATCCCTTCCTACCAGAGGGTTGGAATAGCCGCCGAGCAGGCGCGCGCAGCCAATCTTGCCAAGCATCTGGCGATTTTCGCCGAGGCGCTCCAAAACATGGACGAGGCGGGCATGCGCAAGCAGGTCGAAATCGGTGAGCGGAACCTGGAGCACGCCACGAGGACTTACGGTGAGAACCATCCGAAGACCCACGAGGCGCGGGAGGAGTTGAAAGTGATCCAGGAGGAAGTGCAGCGACGCTCGCAGGCAAAGCCGGCCGATCCGAATGCCGCCGATCTCTCTCCTGGCACCATGCCGGAGGAATGGATCGTTGAAGGCCGCGTCATGGATGATGCAAACAAGCCGGTGCCGGACGCTGACATCCATGTCAGCGCGGGCATGGGTTCTCTGCATGTCACGAGCGAAGGAAAAACGGGCGCGGACGGACGCTATCGCGTGACGTTCGGCCCTGGCTTCTCGATGGCGAAAAAAGACCGCGCTGGATCGCTGCAAGCCGCGCTCGTGCATGTCGGCAAAGACGGTTACACGGAGAAAAATCTCTGCGAGGCGGGGAACCTGCAAATGGCATGGGAGCTGACAAAGCAACAGCTCGCGGGCGGATGGCAGCCGGGGCCGACGCGCACGTTTTTGCCGGGGAAACCGCTGGCGGTGGACTTTGTGCTCGTGCCCGCCGCGCAGATTCAAGGCACGTTGATCGACAAAGGCGGCAAACCGGTCGCGAATCGCGAGATCGTGATCACGGGTGATCGTATCGGCCCCGGCGGCAGCATTTACGGGGCCACGCGCACCGATTCGCAGGGTCGCTTCACTTTCAAAGATGTGTCCACGCAGCATGCGTGGTCGTTCAGCATTGATGACAGGTCCGGGCATCCGAACCGCACGCCGCCGGATCGTTTCCGCGACGCGCGCGTGCATGAGGTGACCTTCATCGCGGATGGTGACACGTTGAAGATCGAAAATGCTTCGCCCAAAGGATCGGCACGGACGGATGATGCCTCACCGATCACCAGTTCGATCGGCAGCAACGATAACAGTCCCGATGCCATCGCCAAGGCACAGCAACTCGGTGTCGCCGCCGCAGCGAAGGACATCCAGGCGCTCAATTTCCGCATCCTGGCCTATGGCGTGTTGATGGATCCGGCTCCGCGTGTCGATGAAGAAACCGGCTATCGCATTCAAAGCGTGGCCGGTTCCATCCTGAGCAGTGCCTTCCAGGCCGAGTGCGATGCCTACAACTTCGCCATGCGCGACCATTTTCAAAAGCATGTGCGCTGGAAACTGCCCGTCGCCAAAAACGTCGCCACCCAGACCGGCAGCTACGAGCTGCCGCAGGATCTGAAACTGGTCATCACGGAAGCCAAGCGCGGCAAAGCGGATGAAGGTCCCATCATTGACGCGCAACTCGTCTGGGGCCCTAGCTACACCTCGAAGCCGGGCCAGAGCCACGAGTTCCGCCTCTCCGAGGGACATTCCTGGGCGGTCGCGTGGAGCGCGGATGGGATGATCCTTTGGGTCACCTGCTCCACGAAGCTCGGCAGCGGCAAAGACGAGCGCATCGCCCGATACCTGCGCATCCTGACCGTGGAAGGCCTCGGTGAGGTGGACGAGGAGCTCACGGACTTCGACAAAGTGAACTCCAACACACGCAACCGGCTGCCCAAAGCCATGCAGGCCATGTTTCCCCCGACCCCAGGCACCGCAACCACCACGATCCAAGGCACCATGAACGACGACGACCTCAAAAAGCTCTCCTGGCACGAGTTTGACCAGACGCCGGGCAAATACTGGCGTGAGCTCGCCGATGTGCGGCGCTACCGCGAAGCGGCGGCGCTGATCGAGCGTTGTCTCTCGCTGAAGCCGGAACTGGACCCGATCAACGCGGCGGACCTGCACTTCCACGCTGCGCAGTGCTGGGCGCTGGCGGGGGAGAAGGAGCACGCGCTGAGTCAGCTCAACCTCGCGCGGCATCCCTCCGGCACGACCATCGGCCTGCGTTGGAATGACTATGTGAATGGCACGGAGGCGTTTTTGAAGGGCGACAAACGCGAGCTGCTCAACGCGCACGAAAGCCTTGCGGAAGGCGATCCGGTCAACCAGCCGAACCTCTGCGTGCTGGACCGCTTGATCGCGAATTTCGGCAAATCATATGCCGAGGCGTATGAGACCGACGGCCAGGACGACAAGAAGCTCAGCGCCGACTGCTTCAACCGTGCGTGGGAGCTGCTGGAGAAGAAGAATCGCAGTACGGAGGACGACGAACGCATGATCTCGCTCGCGCACGCCTCGCTGGCCCACTGGCGCATGCGGGAGGACTGCACGGACCGGAATCTGAGCATCGGCTACTGGCAGATTTCGCGCGTGTATGCCGTGCTCGGCCAGGGAAACAACGCGGAGCGCTATGGCGGCCTGTGTTTGCGCGTCAGCGGCAAGGAGCCGCCGTTTTACCTCGGCTACGCGCACGAGGCGCTGGCACGCGCGGCCTTGCTGAACGAGCGGCGCGAGCTTTTCGACAAGCATCTCACCGAAGCGAAGGCGCTGGCGGCGAAAGTGACCGATGCGGACGAAAAGAAAATGCTGGAGGATGATCTGGCGACACTTCTCTGGCCTTAG
- a CDS encoding sigma-70 family RNA polymerase sigma factor, translating into MESPTLLHPAAFHTTRWTRVCQAQADSEDGRRALADLCDAYYEPVLAFLRCELRDTDSAREMSHSFFAEMLAGGAIHTADRGRGRFRSYLLGAVKHFLSRHRESARRMKRGGGVEALQLDDAEACEVADAQNTPAAEFDRQWAVTVLASGLEALRRELQADGREAFFEQVKPLLTGDAAYGDQGALAAAGGMNLDAFRMAVHRLKQRLRQCVKAEVAGTLDDPAMVQEEMQALFAALGG; encoded by the coding sequence TTGGAATCCCCCACCCTTCTCCACCCTGCTGCCTTTCACACCACGCGGTGGACGCGTGTCTGCCAGGCTCAGGCAGATTCCGAGGATGGCCGGCGTGCGCTGGCGGATCTTTGTGATGCCTACTATGAGCCGGTGCTGGCCTTCCTGCGGTGTGAACTGCGGGACACGGACTCGGCACGGGAGATGAGCCACTCATTTTTTGCCGAAATGCTCGCCGGCGGGGCCATTCACACGGCAGATCGCGGACGCGGACGGTTTCGTTCGTATTTGCTCGGTGCGGTGAAGCATTTCCTCTCACGCCACCGCGAATCAGCACGGCGCATGAAACGTGGTGGAGGCGTGGAAGCGCTGCAACTGGACGATGCGGAGGCATGCGAAGTGGCCGATGCGCAAAACACACCGGCTGCCGAGTTTGACCGCCAATGGGCTGTGACGGTGCTGGCGTCTGGTCTGGAGGCCTTGCGCAGAGAATTGCAGGCCGACGGCCGGGAGGCATTTTTCGAACAGGTGAAGCCATTGCTGACCGGTGATGCTGCCTATGGCGACCAAGGGGCGCTGGCGGCGGCGGGTGGCATGAATCTCGATGCGTTTCGCATGGCAGTGCATCGTTTGAAGCAGCGCCTGCGGCAGTGTGTGAAGGCTGAAGTCGCCGGCACGCTGGACGATCCTGCGATGGTGCAGGAGGAGATGCAGGCCTTGTTCGCGGCGCTCGGCGGTTGA